A stretch of DNA from Synergistaceae bacterium:
GAGCTACCCTCCTACTCCGGCGACATCTGCCATTTCATTAGCACGTCTTATCCAGCCGTTAAGGTGAACTTTTTGATTAGGTTTATTAGCAACTATTTTCTCATAATATTTTTTGCGCTGATTATAAATTGCTCGTGCTAACATTTGAGGTTCACAAGCCTTCAGAGCCGCAAAAGTCTTCGGTCCGAACTTCCCATCAACTATGACACTTTGACCGCAATCAATGACTGCCCTCTGCAGAATACTTGCAAAACCGCCGTGATTAATACAGCAATCAAGACAGCAAAGACAGACCGGCCATTCAAGCTCGCCCCATTTGTATTTATCCCAGAAATTTTTGCGGTAAATTTTTTTGCTTCGTCCTGATTTAATTTGCAAATATCATCATGTTCAACAATTCCGGCCTTGTGAGCTGCTTTAAGTGTCGAGATAATTATTCCGTAGGCAGTAGCCCAGCCCCAATCGTTTTTTGCTGCTCCCTTAACTACAGGCTTCCCGTCAACGATATAGAAATTTCTACCGCCCTCCCATTTTAGAGAGAAATTTATAGAGCGTTCAAATTTTTCTTGTTCATCCATAATATTTTTATCTCCTTATAAATAAAAAAGGGAGTCCACTTAAGAACTCCCCGAAAAAATTTTATTGCTGCTAATATGATTTGCCTGTTATGGTTTGAAATTCCGCCTCAGTAATCCAGCCTTTGACCTGCTCAAATTTTGCGCTCATGTTCATCACCTCATTAATCTAAATCAATCCCGCTCATCATTGAGAAATAAGCGACATCTGACTGCAACTTTGTCATTGCGAGTTTGTCCGCCGGAATATCACGAAGAATAAACCAGTACTCAGAGCCGTGCTGCTGAATCTGTATAAGCTCCATGTTGTTATGCTCGCCGATGAGTCCTGCCTCGTCTGCTTCCTCCGAGCCGGTGATTTTCACGTTAGACAATTTGCCCGCAAAAGTTTCCGGCTTTACTTCTTTATAGCTGATGAAATTATTTCCGTTGATGTCGAGCTCACTGAGTTGCGCTTGAAATTGCCGCCCAGCCAGCTCTTGAAAATATTTTCTATATCGTCGTAAATCATGATGCCCTTATCAAGCAATCTTTTATAGGCTTTGAGTTTCCTGCGTTCACGAGTAATGCTCTTAGAGTTTATCTTGCGAATAACGCGCCCCGTTTTAGTCAGGCTGTATCCGTTCTGCAAATGCCGGTAAAAGCTCGAAAGTTTTACAATTCTTGTTTTGCGCTCATTGATAATCAGCCCGAATTCTTTAGCAATAACTCTAAGGCCGTCCAGCAAATTTTGCAGAGTCTCACGGTCTTCGGCGATCGCTTATTTGCCGTAGCTCTTGATGCCCTTCACAATTTTTGCGAAATTATCAAATCTGTACGGATAAATCAGTCCGATACTTTGTGAGTTCTGATTGCCTATGTCAACGCCCTTATCTAAAAATTTTTCTCCTGTAAGTGTCTAGGATCGGCGTTAAGATTTAACATTTGGTCAACTTTCCCTTCTCGAAATGCTTGTATCTCTTCATCGCTGAATCTGCTGACATCAACGCGAAAAGTTTTGAACATCTCATCTAACAGCCAGAGTGTATATTTAAGCTCATCGGGTTTGGCTTCAAGTTCGCGCGTCAGGAAATGCTCCAAAACCTCGCGGCATTTATCGTGTGGTATATTTGCATAATAGCCGGAAAAATCTCCCAGCAAGATATAACCATCATTATTACCATGCTGAATAAAATAACGGCGCAAATGATTCTCAAAGCGTTTTCTGTGAAAAGCTACGCCTTTGCCCTTTTGCGATGCTCCATTGTCATAAATTAAATATTTACTGAGCGACGGCATAAGAATTTCATCACTGATTATGTGATTGACTGTCTTGTCGGCCATCGTGTTGCTTGTGATAAAACGCGGTTTGCCTCGTTCATTAATAAGAAATTTATTCCCAGCTTCAGGTGTGTACGTGCCTTCCTGTAAATCTTTCTGAATCATTGCCGTATAAAGCAGGTGATTCATCTCGAAAAGCTGTGTTGCATATTTAAACG
This window harbors:
- a CDS encoding XkdX family protein; this translates as MNMSAKFEQVKGWITEAEFQTITGKSY